A part of Arcobacter sp. F2176 genomic DNA contains:
- the mdh gene encoding malate dehydrogenase: MKNKKVGIIGVGNVGSTLAYTLASKGICEKIVLKDIRENIVKAMALDISQAANAASSSTLVIASKNSTDLKDCDVIVITAGIPRKPGMSRDDLLLTNAKIMKIVVKDIEEQAPNAIIIVVSNPLDVMVYTALKVSNFPKNQIIGMAGILDSARMSHFILEKLGYGAGQINASVMGGHGDDMVPLPNFSTVAGVHLSEVLSSQDIEDIVEKTKNGGAQIVKYLETGSAYYAPAHSTSLMVEAILHDKKEVYPCAVLLEGEYGYKDIVSGVPIMLGKNGVEKVIELNLTDEQKELFSKSVASVKELVDTLNKNSFFD; the protein is encoded by the coding sequence ATGAAAAATAAAAAAGTTGGGATTATTGGAGTTGGAAATGTAGGTTCAACTCTTGCATATACTTTAGCTTCAAAAGGAATTTGTGAAAAAATAGTTTTAAAAGATATTAGAGAAAATATTGTAAAAGCAATGGCCCTAGACATTTCACAAGCTGCAAATGCTGCAAGTTCTAGTACACTTGTAATTGCTTCAAAAAATTCAACTGACTTAAAAGATTGTGATGTTATTGTTATAACTGCAGGAATACCAAGAAAACCAGGTATGAGTAGAGATGATTTACTTCTTACAAATGCAAAGATTATGAAAATAGTTGTAAAAGATATAGAAGAGCAAGCTCCAAATGCAATTATAATAGTGGTATCAAATCCTCTTGATGTGATGGTTTACACAGCACTAAAAGTTTCAAACTTTCCTAAAAATCAAATCATAGGAATGGCAGGTATTTTAGACAGTGCAAGAATGAGCCACTTTATTTTAGAAAAACTAGGATATGGAGCAGGACAAATAAATGCTTCTGTTATGGGTGGGCATGGTGATGATATGGTTCCTCTACCAAATTTTTCAACAGTAGCAGGCGTACATTTAAGTGAAGTTCTTAGTTCACAAGATATAGAAGATATAGTAGAAAAAACAAAAAATGGAGGGGCTCAAATAGTAAAATACTTAGAAACAGGCTCAGCATATTATGCACCAGCACATTCCACTTCACTCATGGTAGAAGCAATCTTACATGATAAAAAAGAAGTTTACCCTTGTGCTGTTTTACTTGAAGGTGAATATGGCTATAAAGACATAGTTTCAGGAGTACCAATAATGCTTGGGAAAAATGGAGTTGAAAAAGTAATAGAACTAAATCTAACAGATGAGCAAAAAGAGTTATTCTCAAAATCTGTAGCCTCTGTTAAAGAATTAGTTGATACACTAAATAAAAATAGCTTTTTTGACTAA
- the secA gene encoding preprotein translocase subunit SecA, with amino-acid sequence MLNIFSKIFGTRNDKEVKRYKKRAETITLLEPKYEQMSDDELKSTFETLKSDVQSESVKLDDILNDVFAIIREASKRVLNMRHYDVQLIGGMVLHDGRIAEMKTGEGKTLVASLPVILNAMTGKGVHVVTVNDYLASRDAAELSPLYNFLGFTVGTILGDIRDEEERKAQYACDITYGTNNEFGFDYLRDNMNYDLNECVQRQHHFVIVDEVDSILIDEARTPLIISGPSNRKGSDYAKANQIAKQLEKGEKIEPKRADEHAVTTGDFIVDEKSKSVLLTEQGQKKAEELFGVENLYLLENATLSHTLDQALKANYVFEIDVDYVVKDNEVIIVDEFTGRLSEGRRFSEGLHQALEAKENVSIQDESQTLADITFQNYFRMYDKLAGMTGTAQTEATEFAEIYNLDVVSIPTNVPVQRDDKNDLIYKSEREKFNAVCDKIAELHKKGQPVLVGTASIEKSEKLHEILKQKKIPHTVLNAKQHEKEGKIIADAGQKGAVTIATNMAGRGVDIKLTKEILDLGGLAIIGTERHESRRIDNQLRGRAGRQGDVGVSQFYLSLEDNLLRIFGSDKIKGIMERLGIEEGEHIESKMVTRAVENAQKKVETMHFESRKHLLEYDDVANKQRKVIYSFRNDLLDPNFKITEKLDENRAEYITNLLIHANIINGMAAEDFDYDFIINKVKEELNLELTLENIKSESFDDLQEKLLTIIKEVYEEKMSMAAPEQKAEIERILYLQILDNAWREHLYSMDNLKTGIGLRGYNQKDPLVEYKKESYNMFLELIANIKNEIIKILFTVQLRDSQEEEKEKEAIEAMRAKMIEASENISTNFEEAPRAEKKIARNDPCPCGSGKKYKQCCGVSGPKRGLIAGK; translated from the coding sequence ATTTGAAACCTTAAAAAGTGATGTTCAAAGTGAATCAGTAAAATTAGATGATATTTTAAATGATGTATTTGCGATAATTAGAGAAGCTAGTAAAAGAGTCCTAAATATGAGACATTATGATGTTCAATTAATAGGTGGTATGGTTTTACATGATGGAAGAATAGCAGAGATGAAAACAGGTGAAGGTAAAACTTTAGTTGCTTCATTACCCGTTATATTAAATGCTATGACAGGCAAAGGGGTTCATGTAGTTACAGTAAATGACTATTTGGCTTCTAGAGATGCTGCTGAACTATCTCCTTTATATAATTTCCTTGGATTTACTGTTGGTACAATATTAGGTGATATTAGAGATGAAGAAGAAAGAAAAGCGCAATATGCTTGTGATATCACTTATGGAACAAATAATGAGTTTGGATTTGACTATCTAAGAGATAATATGAATTATGATTTAAATGAATGTGTGCAAAGACAACATCATTTTGTAATCGTAGATGAAGTGGATTCAATCTTAATTGATGAAGCAAGAACTCCTCTTATTATATCAGGACCTTCAAATAGAAAAGGTTCAGATTATGCAAAAGCTAATCAGATCGCCAAACAACTTGAAAAAGGTGAAAAAATTGAACCAAAAAGAGCAGATGAACATGCTGTTACAACTGGTGATTTTATTGTTGATGAAAAAAGTAAATCTGTACTTTTAACAGAACAAGGTCAAAAAAAAGCAGAAGAGTTATTTGGAGTTGAGAATCTTTATTTACTTGAAAATGCAACCCTATCTCATACTTTAGACCAAGCACTTAAAGCCAATTATGTATTTGAAATAGATGTTGATTATGTTGTAAAAGACAATGAAGTAATCATTGTAGATGAATTTACAGGAAGATTGAGTGAAGGTAGAAGATTTTCTGAAGGTTTGCACCAAGCACTTGAAGCAAAAGAGAATGTTTCTATTCAAGATGAATCACAAACTCTAGCAGATATTACATTCCAAAATTACTTTAGAATGTATGACAAACTAGCTGGTATGACAGGAACTGCACAAACAGAAGCAACAGAGTTTGCAGAAATTTATAATCTAGATGTTGTATCTATTCCTACAAATGTTCCCGTTCAAAGAGATGATAAAAATGACCTTATTTACAAAAGTGAAAGAGAAAAATTCAATGCAGTTTGTGACAAAATAGCAGAACTTCATAAAAAAGGTCAACCAGTACTTGTAGGTACTGCTTCAATTGAAAAATCAGAAAAATTACATGAAATATTAAAACAGAAAAAAATACCTCATACAGTTTTAAATGCAAAACAACATGAAAAAGAGGGAAAAATCATTGCTGATGCCGGACAAAAAGGTGCAGTAACGATTGCTACAAATATGGCAGGACGGGGAGTTGATATTAAATTAACCAAAGAAATCCTAGACCTTGGTGGATTAGCAATTATTGGAACGGAAAGACATGAAAGTAGAAGAATTGATAATCAGTTAAGAGGAAGAGCTGGTCGTCAAGGTGATGTTGGTGTTTCTCAATTTTATTTATCATTAGAAGATAATCTTTTAAGAATCTTTGGAAGTGATAAGATAAAAGGTATTATGGAAAGATTAGGTATTGAAGAAGGTGAACATATCGAATCTAAAATGGTAACAAGAGCTGTTGAAAATGCACAGAAAAAAGTTGAAACGATGCACTTTGAGAGTAGAAAACATCTTCTAGAGTATGATGATGTTGCAAATAAACAAAGAAAAGTAATCTATAGCTTTAGAAATGATTTATTAGACCCTAATTTTAAAATTACTGAAAAACTTGATGAAAATAGAGCTGAATATATAACAAACTTACTTATTCATGCAAATATCATAAATGGTATGGCAGCAGAAGATTTTGATTATGACTTTATTATTAACAAAGTAAAAGAAGAATTAAACTTAGAACTTACATTAGAAAATATCAAATCAGAATCTTTTGATGATTTACAAGAAAAACTACTTACAATCATAAAAGAAGTATATGAAGAAAAAATGAGTATGGCAGCGCCTGAACAAAAAGCTGAAATAGAGAGAATTCTTTACTTACAAATTCTTGATAATGCTTGGAGAGAACATTTATATTCAATGGATAACCTAAAAACTGGTATTGGTCTACGAGGATATAACCAAAAAGACCCATTAGTTGAATACAAAAAAGAATCTTACAATATGTTTTTAGAACTTATTGCAAATATAAAGAATGAAATTATTAAAATATTATTTACTGTTCAATTAAGAGATTCACAAGAAGAAGAAAAAGAAAAAGAAGCAATTGAAGCTATGAGAGCAAAAATGATAGAAGCTTCTGAAAATATTTCAACTAACTTTGAAGAAGCTCCAAGAGCAGAAAAGAAAATAGCTAGAAATGATCCTTGTCCTTGTGGAAGTGGTAAAAAATACAAACAATGTTGTGGAGTAAGTGGTCCTAAAAGAGGATTAATAGCAGGTAAATAA
- a CDS encoding ABC transporter permease — protein MNNQLINFIVKKYLKFDKKNPFISISAILAFVGVAVGVMVLIITMAIMNGTEKEFKDKLFTMNYPLSVYAKFGNGINDNLLNHLEKKFQNLKFSPYISSQAIVQHDEKISGGLIFGVDPKREAKINSIYEKATKNLVLNKYDLITGIGTSDKLYLYDDSKVTMYFTSLNPNGFSMMPKMKRFNYKGSFSSGLNAYDNSYMYTSAAALRTILRKNDDYYDGIHIYSDDAFNDIKLLEKELQKYPSVGVIGWWQQNGNFFSAMALEKKALFVVLMLIILVASLNIISSLLMTVMSRRKEIALLLSMGATNKEIKKIFLKLGIVIGFSGIIIGTFLGFFGIFILDNFNIISLPADVYGTSKLPLDLDMIDFISIMIGSVLIILLSSYYPASKATKIDVIDVLRNE, from the coding sequence TTGAATAATCAACTTATTAACTTTATTGTCAAAAAATACTTAAAATTTGACAAAAAAAATCCTTTTATATCAATAAGTGCAATTTTAGCATTTGTTGGTGTAGCTGTTGGTGTTATGGTACTTATCATAACAATGGCTATTATGAATGGAACAGAAAAAGAGTTTAAAGATAAACTTTTTACTATGAATTATCCTTTATCTGTTTATGCTAAGTTTGGTAATGGGATAAATGATAATTTACTTAATCATCTTGAAAAAAAATTCCAAAATTTAAAATTTTCTCCTTATATATCTTCTCAAGCAATAGTACAACATGATGAAAAAATATCAGGTGGTCTGATTTTTGGTGTTGATCCCAAAAGAGAAGCTAAAATAAACTCAATATATGAAAAAGCTACAAAAAACTTAGTGTTAAATAAATATGATTTAATCACAGGAATTGGAACATCTGATAAACTTTATTTATATGATGATAGTAAAGTAACCATGTATTTTACCTCTTTAAATCCAAATGGCTTTTCAATGATGCCTAAAATGAAAAGATTTAACTACAAGGGTTCTTTTAGTTCAGGATTAAATGCATATGACAACTCTTATATGTACACATCAGCTGCTGCTTTAAGAACAATACTAAGAAAAAATGATGATTATTATGATGGTATTCATATATATTCAGATGATGCCTTTAATGATATTAAATTACTAGAAAAAGAGCTACAAAAATACCCAAGTGTTGGAGTAATTGGTTGGTGGCAACAAAATGGAAATTTTTTCTCGGCAATGGCATTAGAGAAAAAAGCTCTTTTTGTTGTTTTGATGTTGATTATATTAGTAGCTTCACTTAATATCATTTCATCATTACTTATGACAGTTATGAGTAGAAGAAAAGAAATAGCTCTACTTTTATCAATGGGTGCAACAAATAAAGAGATAAAGAAAATATTTTTAAAACTTGGTATTGTAATTGGTTTTTCTGGTATTATAATCGGTACATTTTTAGGTTTTTTTGGTATTTTTATACTTGATAATTTTAATATTATTTCTCTTCCAGCTGATGTTTATGGAACTAGTAAACTTCCTTTGGATTTAGATATGATTGATTTCATATCAATTATGATTGGTTCAGTACTAATCATATTATTATCTTCTTATTACCCTGCATCAAAAGCTACTAAAATTGATGTTATTGATGTTTTAAGAAACGAATAA
- a CDS encoding AsmA-like C-terminal domain-containing protein produces MLLKKIIAFILFFLSLMSFLVFFLINGINLDSFSFGNFSVSKFYIKIDKKLIVRIDEIIIKDKKTKVHSSFEDIKSMISKAPMILDFFQSINIETMKIADNTFKIRLDDDYIYIDNKFVNIASQYSKEGDILNLNIYSIYLKDIDLLLLGKIKLDLHNNILVFLGKYDYKNLVNGQLNIQTNKEELDFFINSGEMKDIKFLKKYVSLDKIAESWMYDNVNGKIYLDYLYGKFNLKTLTPILKSIKGYARVTDAKVKFHGDLDAVETPLINLQYENDGLLINLEKPIFKGISIDGSFVNIQDMTSLKYGHVDVTLKATHMLDDNVLGILKAYKINLPIKQLSGSTDANVHLYIPYDSPMKTFGVFKSKDSTFKINDFEFYSKQGSVDLINSDVIIKDTDFMHKDMIDAKVNLKINTKTMDSKGDALLNKLLIKSDNQEIVNIENKKIDFAIDFKENTKFTIDDVDTQILFQNNSTDINIKDIGKIYPYSKLLKDLDIKKGDISIKLDDKSNISFLANLYELNLPLKKEGRKIDSLRLFGLINDKQTTINTYSNDLKIDIIKDKINLIINSYDIDLSDDKNKNNIGEDLSIRLINSNILLKDNSFYSMDSNIDLIKDNVFFDGTFGKLDIPITDGKNKIKTLNIKGYSKKDLIKVISKDKNIDLTLKNDDDLYLKLKNFDLMYDTETTSVDKYKNVKIEGKNSNIIVNSKYKVLSDKYNITANENKAIFALNYLNGKIKYIKDINDNISLDAKDINDNFVNTFFDKELIKGGTFSLTADGKDNFMSGKMLFDKNRILNLNILNNIITLVNTSPALINPLLAIPAVFGMVTNGGFNLNGYAVNEGYVDFTYDFDNRILNLLKIHTIGNSVDFDGYATINLKDSTVDSSVDLIFMKDYSKIVNFIPGLSYIFLGDDKRVSTKVDITGNLNDPQINTNLAKDSISAPVDVLKRIITSPAKLFEK; encoded by the coding sequence ATGTTACTAAAAAAAATTATTGCTTTTATTTTATTCTTTTTATCACTAATGTCATTTTTAGTTTTTTTCTTAATTAATGGTATCAATTTGGATTCATTCTCTTTTGGTAATTTTTCAGTTTCGAAATTCTATATTAAAATTGATAAGAAACTCATTGTACGAATAGATGAAATAATTATAAAAGATAAAAAAACAAAAGTTCATAGTTCTTTTGAAGATATAAAATCAATGATAAGCAAAGCTCCTATGATTTTGGATTTCTTTCAAAGCATTAATATAGAAACTATGAAAATAGCAGACAACACTTTTAAAATAAGATTAGATGATGATTATATTTATATAGACAATAAGTTTGTAAATATAGCTTCACAGTATTCAAAAGAGGGCGATATCTTAAATTTAAATATTTATTCTATTTATTTAAAAGATATTGATTTATTGCTTTTAGGAAAGATAAAATTAGACTTGCATAATAATATTTTAGTTTTTTTAGGAAAATATGATTATAAAAATTTAGTAAATGGTCAATTAAATATTCAGACAAATAAAGAAGAACTTGACTTTTTTATAAATTCTGGTGAAATGAAAGATATTAAATTTTTAAAAAAATATGTAAGTTTAGACAAAATAGCTGAGTCATGGATGTATGATAATGTAAATGGAAAAATCTATTTAGATTATTTATATGGAAAATTTAATTTAAAAACTCTTACTCCCATTTTAAAAAGTATCAAAGGATATGCAAGAGTTACAGATGCAAAAGTTAAGTTTCATGGTGATTTAGATGCAGTAGAAACACCTCTTATAAATTTACAATATGAAAATGATGGCTTACTTATCAATTTAGAAAAGCCAATATTTAAAGGAATAAGTATTGATGGAAGTTTTGTAAATATACAAGATATGACAAGTTTGAAATATGGGCATGTTGATGTAACCTTAAAAGCTACTCATATGCTTGATGATAATGTCTTAGGCATTTTAAAAGCTTATAAGATAAATCTTCCCATAAAACAACTATCAGGCTCAACCGATGCTAATGTGCACTTATACATACCTTATGATTCTCCTATGAAGACTTTTGGTGTATTTAAAAGTAAAGATTCAACTTTTAAGATAAATGATTTTGAGTTTTATTCAAAACAAGGAAGTGTTGATTTAATAAATAGTGATGTAATTATAAAAGATACTGATTTTATGCATAAAGATATGATAGATGCAAAAGTAAATTTAAAAATCAATACTAAAACTATGGATTCAAAAGGTGATGCTTTATTAAACAAACTTTTAATTAAAAGTGATAATCAAGAAATTGTAAATATAGAAAATAAAAAAATTGATTTTGCTATAGATTTTAAAGAAAATACAAAATTTACTATTGATGATGTGGATACTCAAATTTTATTTCAAAATAATAGTACAGATATAAATATCAAAGATATAGGAAAAATATATCCGTATTCGAAACTCTTAAAAGATTTAGATATTAAAAAAGGTGATATATCTATAAAACTAGATGATAAAAGTAATATTAGCTTTTTAGCAAATTTATATGAACTTAATCTGCCTTTAAAAAAAGAAGGAAGAAAAATAGATAGTTTAAGACTATTTGGATTGATTAATGATAAACAAACTACTATTAATACATATTCAAATGACCTTAAAATCGATATTATTAAAGATAAAATTAATTTGATAATTAATTCTTATGATATTGATTTATCTGATGATAAAAATAAAAACAACATAGGAGAAGATTTAAGTATTAGGTTAATAAATTCCAATATATTGTTAAAAGACAATAGTTTTTATTCTATGGATTCAAATATAGATTTAATCAAAGATAATGTTTTTTTTGATGGGACTTTTGGGAAACTTGATATTCCAATTACTGATGGTAAAAATAAAATTAAGACATTAAATATAAAAGGATATTCTAAAAAAGACTTAATAAAAGTTATTTCAAAAGATAAAAATATTGATTTAACTTTAAAAAATGATGATGATTTATATTTAAAATTAAAAAACTTTGATTTGATGTATGATACCGAAACTACAAGTGTTGACAAATACAAAAATGTAAAGATTGAAGGTAAAAATTCAAATATAATTGTTAATAGTAAATACAAAGTTTTATCAGATAAATATAATATAACGGCTAATGAGAACAAAGCTATATTTGCTTTAAATTATTTAAATGGAAAAATAAAATATATAAAAGATATTAATGATAATATTAGTTTAGATGCAAAAGATATTAATGATAACTTTGTAAATACCTTTTTTGATAAAGAATTAATAAAAGGTGGAACATTTTCTTTAACTGCTGATGGAAAAGATAATTTCATGAGTGGGAAAATGCTTTTTGATAAAAATAGAATATTAAATTTAAATATATTAAATAATATAATTACTTTAGTGAATACAAGTCCTGCTCTTATTAACCCTTTATTAGCTATCCCTGCAGTTTTTGGGATGGTAACAAACGGTGGATTTAATTTAAATGGATATGCAGTAAATGAAGGATATGTAGATTTTACTTATGATTTTGATAATAGAATTTTAAATTTACTTAAGATTCATACAATTGGTAATTCGGTTGATTTTGATGGATATGCAACGATTAACTTAAAAGACTCGACTGTGGATTCAAGTGTTGATCTTATTTTCATGAAAGATTATAGTAAGATTGTTAATTTTATACCAGGATTAAGTTATATCTTTTTAGGGGATGATAAACGAGTTTCTACAAAAGTTGATATTACAGGTAATTTAAATGATCCTCAAATAAATACAAATCTAGCAAAAGATTCTATATCTGCACCAGTTGATGTTTTAAAAAGAATAATTACTTCACCTGCAAAGTTATTTGAAAAGTAA
- a CDS encoding NADP-dependent isocitrate dehydrogenase yields MSKIIYTKVDEAPALATYSFLPIIKAFTKSSGIEMVTKDISLAGRILANFPENLKEDQKIGDHLAELGKLTQDPTVNIVKLPNISASIPQLKAAIAELQSKGYNVPNYDESDEITARYSKILGSAVNPVLREGNSDRRAPSAVKNYAKNNPHRMGEWTKDSKTEVAHMDHGDFYGYELSKTFEKEDDLKISFFDKNGSQTVLKASLPVLEGEIIDATIMSAKALQEFYAKTIEEAKEKDVLLSLHLKATMMKVSDPIMFGFAVKVFFKDLIAKHGALFDELGVNFNNGLGDLYSKLDKVDAAKKAEIEADIAEIYKKQPRLAMVNSAKGITNLHVPSDVIIDASMPAMLKGGGKMWNAEDKEEDTIAMIPDRSYAQAFKAVIEDFKENGKLDVTTIGTVPNVGLMAQKAEEYGSHDKTFQAPSDGQFKVTDKEGNTIFSFDVEVGDIFRMCQAKDAPIQDWIKLAVSRARLSNTPAIFWLDANRAHDAQMIKKVNKYLPEHDTSGLDISIMAPLEATKVSLQRMREGKDTISVTGNVLRDYNTDLFPILELGTSAKMLSIVPLMQGGGLFETGAGGSAPKHVQQFTEESYLRWDSLGEFMALAASFEHLGNTQNNAKAKILATTLDKATGTFLLNDKSPSRKLGGVDNRGSHFYLAMYWAQELAAQTEDKELAVEFTPIAKAMAENEDRIMSELVASHGKASDIGGYYLPDEAKANEALRPSATLNLIIG; encoded by the coding sequence ATGTCAAAAATTATTTACACGAAAGTTGATGAAGCTCCAGCTTTAGCTACTTACTCATTTCTACCTATTATCAAAGCTTTTACAAAAAGTTCTGGCATAGAAATGGTAACAAAAGATATCTCACTTGCAGGTAGAATTCTTGCTAATTTTCCAGAGAATTTAAAAGAAGATCAAAAAATTGGTGATCATTTAGCTGAACTTGGTAAATTAACTCAAGATCCAACTGTAAATATTGTAAAACTTCCAAATATTTCTGCTTCTATTCCTCAATTAAAAGCAGCAATTGCTGAATTACAATCAAAAGGATACAATGTACCTAATTATGATGAAAGTGATGAAATCACTGCTAGATACTCAAAAATCCTAGGATCTGCAGTTAATCCAGTACTAAGAGAAGGAAATTCAGATAGAAGAGCTCCAAGTGCTGTTAAAAACTATGCAAAAAACAACCCACATAGAATGGGAGAATGGACAAAAGATTCTAAAACTGAAGTTGCACATATGGATCATGGAGATTTTTATGGTTATGAACTTTCTAAAACTTTTGAAAAAGAAGACGATTTAAAAATATCTTTCTTTGACAAAAATGGTTCTCAAACAGTATTAAAAGCATCTTTACCTGTACTTGAAGGTGAAATAATTGATGCAACAATTATGAGCGCAAAAGCTTTACAAGAGTTTTATGCAAAAACAATTGAAGAAGCAAAAGAAAAAGATGTATTATTATCTTTACACCTTAAAGCTACTATGATGAAAGTTTCTGATCCAATTATGTTTGGATTTGCGGTTAAAGTATTTTTCAAAGATTTAATTGCTAAACACGGAGCTTTATTTGATGAATTAGGAGTTAACTTTAATAATGGTTTAGGTGACCTTTACTCTAAATTAGACAAAGTTGATGCAGCTAAAAAAGCTGAAATCGAAGCTGATATTGCTGAAATTTATAAAAAACAACCAAGACTAGCAATGGTAAACTCTGCTAAAGGAATCACAAACTTACATGTACCATCTGATGTTATTATTGATGCATCTATGCCTGCTATGCTTAAAGGTGGTGGTAAAATGTGGAATGCTGAAGATAAAGAAGAAGATACAATTGCAATGATTCCTGATAGATCTTACGCACAAGCATTTAAAGCAGTTATTGAAGACTTTAAAGAAAATGGAAAATTAGATGTTACAACTATTGGAACTGTTCCAAATGTTGGTCTTATGGCTCAAAAAGCTGAAGAGTATGGTTCACATGATAAAACTTTCCAAGCTCCAAGTGATGGACAATTTAAAGTTACAGATAAAGAAGGGAATACAATATTCTCATTTGATGTTGAAGTTGGTGATATTTTCAGAATGTGCCAAGCTAAAGACGCTCCAATCCAAGATTGGATTAAACTAGCAGTTTCTAGAGCAAGACTTTCAAATACTCCAGCAATTTTCTGGTTAGATGCAAATAGAGCACATGATGCCCAAATGATTAAAAAAGTAAATAAATATCTACCTGAACATGATACTAGTGGTTTAGATATATCTATAATGGCTCCATTAGAAGCTACAAAAGTATCTTTACAAAGAATGAGAGAAGGTAAAGATACTATTTCTGTAACTGGAAATGTATTAAGAGATTATAATACTGACTTATTCCCAATTTTAGAACTTGGAACAAGTGCTAAAATGTTATCAATCGTACCATTGATGCAAGGTGGTGGATTATTTGAAACTGGTGCTGGTGGATCTGCTCCTAAACATGTACAACAATTCACAGAAGAGTCTTACTTAAGATGGGATTCCTTAGGTGAATTTATGGCATTAGCAGCTTCTTTTGAACACTTAGGTAATACTCAAAATAATGCAAAAGCAAAAATTTTAGCTACAACTTTAGATAAAGCTACTGGAACTTTCCTTTTAAATGACAAATCACCATCAAGAAAATTAGGTGGTGTTGATAATAGAGGAAGTCATTTCTATTTAGCTATGTATTGGGCACAAGAGTTAGCAGCTCAAACAGAAGATAAAGAATTGGCAGTAGAATTTACTCCTATTGCAAAAGCAATGGCTGAAAATGAAGATAGAATTATGTCTGAATTAGTAGCTTCTCATGGAAAAGCTTCTGATATTGGTGGATATTATCTACCAGATGAAGCAAAAGCAAATGAAGCATTAAGACCAAGTGCAACATTAAATCTAATTATTGGTTAA
- the mltG gene encoding endolytic transglycosylase MltG, translating to MIFIPKGSTNYIITYLNKSGYDLNIIDKIIIKAKGYPQSGWIDLKATKMTKADFISRLLTSKAALKSLTLIPGETAYYFLQEISQKLKLSFPKLQEAYNKYAYKLDGNILAETYNLPIGMDEDHIVFYLISYTNNKYKEFSNKIFGHYIKKSWYKYVIIASIIQKEAADVTEMSTISSVIQNRLKKRMPLQMDGTLNYGAYSHTKVTSKMIREDTSSYNTYKYADLPDNPVCAVSLDAIKAAIFPSKSQYLYFYRDKSTGKHLFTNTYKEHINNINKLKNVKRVEEKKVFPKKDMPESKKTIKNLWKTVN from the coding sequence GTGATTTTTATACCTAAAGGGAGTACGAATTATATTATAACATACCTAAATAAATCAGGCTATGACTTAAATATTATTGATAAAATAATTATTAAAGCAAAAGGTTATCCTCAAAGTGGTTGGATTGATTTAAAAGCTACAAAAATGACTAAGGCTGACTTTATAAGTAGACTTCTTACTTCAAAAGCAGCTTTAAAATCATTGACCTTGATTCCAGGAGAAACAGCATATTACTTCTTACAAGAAATTTCCCAAAAATTAAAACTATCTTTTCCAAAACTTCAAGAAGCTTATAACAAATATGCATACAAACTTGATGGTAATATTTTAGCAGAAACATATAATCTGCCAATAGGAATGGATGAAGATCACATTGTTTTTTATTTAATTTCATATACAAATAATAAGTATAAAGAGTTTTCAAATAAGATATTTGGTCATTATATAAAAAAAAGCTGGTACAAATATGTAATAATCGCTTCAATAATACAAAAAGAAGCAGCAGATGTTACTGAAATGTCAACAATATCTAGTGTGATTCAAAATAGACTTAAAAAAAGAATGCCCTTGCAAATGGATGGTACTTTAAACTATGGAGCTTACTCACATACTAAAGTAACATCAAAAATGATAAGAGAAGACACTTCTTCATACAATACATATAAATATGCAGACTTACCTGATAATCCAGTTTGTGCAGTTAGTTTAGATGCTATAAAAGCTGCAATTTTTCCATCAAAAAGTCAATACTTATATTTTTATAGAGATAAAAGCACTGGAAAACATCTTTTTACAAATACTTATAAAGAACATATAAATAATATAAACAAGTTAAAAAATGTAAAAAGAGTAGAAGAAAAAAAAGTATTTCCAAAAAAAGATATGCCAGAATCAAAAAAAACTATAAAAAATCTTTGGAAAACAGTTAATTAG